The Onychomys torridus chromosome 4, mOncTor1.1, whole genome shotgun sequence DNA window CAATTTCAAAAGTTTATCCTGAACTGAAAACTCAGAATAATAATGAATGACATCCCATCTTATACTGCGCCCTGCAATTAACtaatttcatattaaaatgaTCCATAAACAgaactataaaatgaaaatagaaagcaCTTCTGCATGTTAAAGTATTCTACCAGAAGAGAACTTTGAATGTCTTTAAGAATATTTAGTCATATATTAATACTAATCTTGAATTAATGGCCATAGAACAGCAACTTAAGTAGAAATATATAATCTGAGGAACAGATTAATTATTCAAAGATATATAAACAGAGGTTGCATTTTTAgattaagagaagaaaattaagatGTCAAGGCTTACcaccaaaaaccaagaaaataatacaacacagtttactggaaaaaaattttatatgCTTTTAAGCAAAAAGTGATCTTTAAACTTTTGGAGCATATATAATAACTTTTCTTCATAGacactggaaaatttaaaagtgtGTTACTACTACTTTAGAATGGATAAAAAATCCAAGGACAAggaaatattttgcatttttgcTTGAATCATTCCTACAGATGAAATACACAGAAATCAAAGAGGACAATGCTTCTACTGTGACATATTTTCTCCTCCTGGGATTTTCTGACCTTCCCAACCTCCAAGCGTTTTTGTTTGGAATGTTCTCCATAATGTACCTGATTATTTTGATTGGAAATAGCTTCATAATTGTGATAACTAAAATTGATCCAGCACTACGGAAGCCCATGTACTTTTTCTTGGCAAACTTTTCTTCCCTGGAAATCTGTTATGTATCAGTCACTCTTCCTAGAATTCTGTTCAACATTGCTACTCAAGAGAGAAGCATTTCTGTGCTGAACTGTGCCACACAAATGTGTTTCTTCCTTATGCTGGGAGCCACTGAATGCTTCCTTCTGGCTGTGAtgtcctatgaccgctatgtggctaTCTGCAACCCTCTGCACTATCCCTTGGTCATGAACCCAACAAAATGTACTCAGTTGGCAGCAGGCTCCTGGCTTGGTGGCATCCCAGTTCAGATAGGACAAACGTGTCAGATATTCTCTCTACACTTTTGCAGTTCTAACCAAATCAACCACTTCTTCTGTGACTTACCACCCATTCTCAAGTTAGCCTGTGGGGACACTTCTGTTAATGAGCTGTCTGTCTACTTAGTGGCTATGCTCTTTGttgcttttccttttatgttGATCCTTGCTTCTTATACCAAAATCATTGCCACCATTCTGAAGTTACCAACAGCCACAGGACGGGCAAAAGCCTTCTCCACGTGTTCTTCTCATTTGattgtggtgtttttgttttttggatcaGCTACTATTACCTACTTGAGGCCAAAGTCCACACATTCTCCAGGAACCGATAAACTGCTTTCACTATTCTATACCATTGTGACCCCCATGTTCAACCCTCTGATATACAGCCTTAGGAACAAGGACGTGATTGCTGCACTGAGAAAACTGTTACTTAGAAAATAATACTAGAGCTCTGGAACAAATGATTGATTTGTTTCTTACTCAGTTACTGAAGAAATAGGACAATTTTTCATCATATCTTCAAAATACTAATGATTTAATTGTTCTGAAatgctgttgttattttgaaTAATAGCTTGATACATATTCTGTTTTGAAATAGCCTATACATATTTTCTGTCTGCattcaatgaaatataaaatggACAAGGTATTTTAATATGAATAACATACAATGTGGATCACATACTCTGTGataaaaatttgaatataattcATAGTTTGTAATGTGTTATAGATGATAAGATAGATTATTTAACTAATTTAATAAATCATTATCCTAAATTTGGTAGTACTTTTTCTTTCAGCATTTAACAGAATTACCAGGAGTATTTCAATGTCAATGTATGTTGAATGCATTATTAAATGAGTTAATGAAATAGTTATTACTAATAAGCTGTATCTCAGAATTCTGAGAACTTCTGGACATGTCACATCTAAAATGACCATGAGagaaatatttcaatatataattaatatgtataGAATTCAGTAAGAACTATAATAAAATTTTTCCCAAGTGCTTTTAGACTGTGCAACAGTGTCTTGATGATATATTTAGTATCAATTTATCCAGCTTTCCAACATTTCAACAGACATGGTTTTCAACAAAGTTCACACTACAGAATCATGAAATCTAgcacataaaaaaaatgaaacaaagtagtAATGTACACTTGATAAGATGGTTCGGTGGGTAAGAGATCATTCTCCATTcattcctaaatgggatgtctctatcaaatccttcCCGTCAAGACTCAGGGAATTTGCAGAAGAGAATGTGAAAAGAGTGTAAGATCAATGTGGTTAGAGGACACCATGGAAATGAGGCATGAATGTACAGCAGGAGTAATGCACAGAAATTCATAGAAACTGTGGCAGCTTTCACAGTGCCTTTACAGTTTAAGCAAGATGTGACGGAAGAAATAGACACAGGCCCCTATCCTTAACCTGGAAGCTATCTCCAACTCATTATAACCACTCACAAAGAATTAGTTTTCACCAGTGGAATCTCACCTGATATACAAACCAAATTTACGGGCAAGCAGt harbors:
- the LOC118582841 gene encoding olfactory receptor 10AG1-like, giving the protein MKYTEIKEDNASTVTYFLLLGFSDLPNLQAFLFGMFSIMYLIILIGNSFIIVITKIDPALRKPMYFFLANFSSLEICYVSVTLPRILFNIATQERSISVLNCATQMCFFLMLGATECFLLAVMSYDRYVAICNPLHYPLVMNPTKCTQLAAGSWLGGIPVQIGQTCQIFSLHFCSSNQINHFFCDLPPILKLACGDTSVNELSVYLVAMLFVAFPFMLILASYTKIIATILKLPTATGRAKAFSTCSSHLIVVFLFFGSATITYLRPKSTHSPGTDKLLSLFYTIVTPMFNPLIYSLRNKDVIAALRKLLLRK